Proteins from one Fibrobacterota bacterium genomic window:
- a CDS encoding carbohydrate-binding protein: MKGLLGTVAKAICLFLPSLTMAATQYEAESATRSGGANVNTNHAGYTGTGFVDGYINNTTAQTAFTVSAASAGSATLTTRYSAGNGTSTNTGLYVNGTKIKNITFNATSNWDTWASETETVPLNAGNNTIAYKAETSSATCINLDNILVQTATPTYSLTVLVGSVGGSIIAPATSPTVVNQGVATPIAASPAIGYNFVNWSVTSGAANIANPASPSTTVTLNSGNATIAANFALKTYQLVITAGTGGSITAPATSPITVNHGAAINIAASPAAGLAFANWTVTNGTAMIANPTSASTTLTLTSGNAAVQANFTPVTYSLTMTNDGHGTTSPSGTLAVNFGVATSIAAIPASGYQFLNWTIPAGSAATIASATSASTTVTLTGNATVRANFTATTPVGASAVTYAAISSPVPVTASNTVVLALPFTAPSAGYITVVATGLYGTNNAYTHEQRGLESFVTLNSASGGSLSGFAEKTNLIGSAQYVNETAGFPVSAGFNTVRLIVSPRTTGYLLPAGSFTVMTYIGGQCENPNGFPVASVTSPQFPSRLAGFLLNGSESASNWLKTLQDASLNNRPVLIFTDDNYDHAFCGQLGENAVSSGAYKILAVQINP, encoded by the coding sequence ATGAAAGGTTTATTAGGGACTGTGGCAAAGGCGATTTGCCTTTTTCTGCCAAGTCTGACAATGGCGGCTACCCAGTACGAAGCCGAGAGCGCGACGCGGTCCGGAGGGGCCAATGTAAATACGAACCATGCCGGATATACGGGGACGGGTTTCGTGGATGGATACATCAACAACACCACGGCCCAAACGGCTTTTACCGTTTCGGCGGCATCAGCTGGAAGTGCTACCCTCACGACGCGGTATTCCGCCGGAAACGGCACCAGCACCAATACCGGTCTCTATGTCAATGGGACCAAAATCAAGAATATCACCTTCAACGCCACCTCAAATTGGGACACATGGGCCTCTGAAACCGAAACCGTACCGCTTAATGCGGGAAATAACACGATCGCTTACAAAGCCGAGACATCGAGCGCTACCTGCATCAATCTGGACAATATCCTGGTTCAGACGGCCACCCCCACGTACTCGTTGACCGTCTTGGTGGGATCGGTTGGTGGATCAATAATCGCTCCGGCGACTTCGCCGACGGTAGTGAATCAAGGCGTGGCTACTCCGATCGCGGCATCACCCGCTATCGGGTATAATTTCGTCAACTGGTCCGTGACGAGCGGCGCGGCGAACATCGCCAATCCGGCCTCACCCTCGACAACGGTCACGCTGAACTCGGGCAATGCCACGATAGCGGCCAACTTCGCGCTTAAGACCTATCAGTTGGTGATCACGGCGGGAACCGGCGGATCGATAACGGCGCCGGCTACCTCCCCGATCACCGTGAATCATGGCGCTGCGATAAACATCGCCGCCTCACCCGCAGCCGGGCTTGCGTTCGCCAACTGGACGGTGACCAACGGCACGGCCATGATCGCAAATCCGACCTCCGCCAGCACGACGCTAACCCTTACGAGCGGCAATGCGGCGGTACAGGCGAATTTTACGCCCGTAACCTATTCGCTCACCATGACCAATGACGGCCATGGAACAACGTCGCCCTCCGGCACGCTAGCGGTAAATTTCGGCGTGGCGACTTCCATTGCCGCGATCCCGGCCAGCGGCTATCAATTCCTGAACTGGACGATCCCGGCCGGTAGTGCCGCAACGATCGCGTCGGCGACATCGGCCAGCACCACGGTAACCCTGACAGGCAATGCCACGGTTCGGGCCAATTTCACCGCAACGACACCGGTCGGCGCAAGCGCGGTAACCTACGCCGCTATCAGCAGCCCGGTCCCGGTAACTGCCTCGAATACGGTCGTTCTCGCGCTACCCTTTACCGCCCCGAGCGCAGGGTACATCACCGTCGTGGCGACGGGACTCTATGGGACGAATAACGCTTATACCCATGAGCAACGCGGGTTGGAAAGCTTCGTGACGCTCAATTCCGCGTCCGGCGGAAGCCTTTCGGGTTTTGCGGAGAAAACCAACCTTATCGGCAGCGCTCAGTATGTCAACGAGACCGCGGGCTTCCCGGTTTCGGCCGGCTTCAACACGGTGCGGCTGATCGTTTCACCCAGAACCACTGGTTATCTATTGCCCGCGGGTTCTTTTACGGTTATGACTTATATCGGAGGCCAGTGTGAGAATCCCAATGGATTTCCGGTTGCCTCGGTTACGTCACCTCAGTTTCCGAGCAGATTGGCTGGATTTCTCCTAAACGGAT